TATCAGGTATCGAAATGTTGAGCAACAATAGACATATCTTATATATTTAGAGTTTGTCTGGCTTAACTGATTAAAATGATCAGGTGCTGAAATTAATTGATTTTATGAATAAAAAGTTGTGTTGCAAGCTCAAATGTATATGTTTCTGATTTAGGTcaaaaaggagaagaaaatttGAACTTACCATAGGAGATTGGTAAGTCATTGATATTTTAGAGTTGACTTTTCTGTTTGATATTTTGAGTTAAATAGAAGTCAAGTACTTAACGCTTTCAATAACTAAACAGGCATAAGTATTATTGGATCGGATACTATTTTTGTGTGAATGATGAAAGGACCATATAAAGGGCAGCATATTTTACTTCTTTAAGGACATTGTGCATTGGCTCGTAGCTCTCTTCGGTCTCTTGTTTGAAAGTCAATTAGGTTAACTTAATTATTTCACAAATGTTTATAATTATAACACATTCACGAATGTCTCATTGTTTGGATTTGTATCAACTTATATGTATTATTAATAGtgaaaacaataataataaaaaatgattGGTGAATCTTTATTCGTTTATTTTCAatggttattttaaaaaaaggtgGAATAAATAAAAGAAGTCCACCAGAAGTCATATTTCCAGCTATTATGATCATTTGGTTATCAATGTAAGTCAAGTAAGTGTTGTGACTTTTAAGTGACAAAATAAAATTGTATAACTTTGATGCTAAAAACCTATAATTGTGTTATTATCTAAAATTTACCCATGCTACATCTTTTTAACTTACCAAATTAAGAATATAAACTTGTAAAACATTTTCCTAAAATCTACTGTTTCCAATTAAGAAATATGTGTTCCGTATCTAAGCGAGTACTTCTTGTTCCCAATCCATTCGAATTAGAATTATACGGACAACTTAAATTTTCGCAATCCCTTCATGATGTAATCATCACGTAATAATTATCCTgacaaaaaaaacacaaaaaaaacacttttcttttgcttataaattttattaaatatatgatgcATAGACACTAACTTATACTACATGTTATGCCGTACGAAAGGAGAGAGATCTACTAATAAGTGCGGGATATGCATAGGTCATCCCTGATTCCACTAgcaaaaagagaaattgattaaaaaaaaagaagaggaatGCAAAAAGTTGTGGGACTATTGTTATTGTTCATATTGTCCAAGGTCAAATAAACATAGCATTACATGTTGCGGTGGAACGGTAAatacctttttattattatttaaaggTCTTGGATCGACTTAGAAATAGAGCCGCAAAAAATAGAGCCGCTTTTAGTAGGAAATAGTTTACCTTAAAGTTTGACTTTCTAGTATGAATGTAGATTAATCGAATTCGAAAATAACTACCAAACACTgaatgaagaaaaagaaaaaaaatagaaaagaaagagcaaaaaagaaaataaataaatatgcaAGTATATATATGTGGCTAAACACAGGTCAATACAATCATCGATTCATGATCATGCTAATTGCTAAAATATCAAAAAGAAGATGGGACCATTATCTTGTCTAGTTGTGCTTTATCAAAAAGTGTTAATTAGAATATacacttaaaaaataaaaaatcaaagccCGAGAGTGACAGCTTGGAATAGCAAGTGGCTTGTGGCCACTGCCGTTACCAATTTTGATTTCACAAAGCAAGTGTTAAATTAAGGACCAGTTTGGCCGTaagaattatttatttttttcagattttttttttttactttatggtgtttggttataaaaatttcaaaatcttatttttcacttttttcattttctgttttggatctttacttttatttttttattttcaatttttacCCCAAAAGTTTCTATATTGCTCAATTTTTACCCTAAAAGTTCATACAACTTTTTTCACTGGTCAGAGACAACTTATATTACTCAGTTGCTCTCCACTACAACAACATTGAACATCATGTGCTAAAAACCCTCTAAAAGAAAAGAAGCAAGTGGGAATTTTGCAACAAAACCATATTTAGAGATGTTATATTTTTTATGTAGACCAGTAAGTCTCCCAGTTGCAGCCTTTTGATGGAAACAAACCATCAGTTTTGAGCACTTCATAAGCTGATCTCAAGTATAATTGCTATATTTCTCGCACTTGTTATGTTTATTAATTGCTTCGGGTGGTTTTGCTAGTTTTTAGAAATTGAGGGATATAAAttatatttcatgttttttaggaaaagtacatttcaacaaccaatattatttgcaaaaactatgacTAAACACAATtctaacttcaaaaattccataaaaagtgaaatattttttgatttctatggccaaacgcctactaaatataCTTTCTATATTTACGTGTCTTCCTCTAATAGCAATATCCCCAAAAACTTTTTTGATAGTGGCTGGGCGGCTGAGTTCTATAATCTTTCATTCAAAACAATGTGGTTTGATTTTAAAGTTTTCTTGCTCATGATTTTCAATGCATATAAAGTTAGATTTAAAATTCGTCGCTAATCAACCATTAAATTTTTAAGTAGAAGGTCTTCTACTATTGATATTTGTTGGTAATCTATGATTAATCTTAAAATATATTTGGTTTACATTTAAGAGTTATTTTTGTTGTTTGAGTTGATCAATAAACAATTCTTTGGCCATAAAAAACTAGGCTATTAGGTTAATTCAAAATACTATCACGTCGATTTAGAATCAATAACAGGAGATTTATTTGTTTTACAAGAATAACCCAGTTGACTGAAAAAGAAGGAAATTCAAATGCAAGAATTTAATAGTTAAACTGATATACATTGATTATAGGGAAACTAAATATATCCTTCGGCCATCTAGTTTATCAAATATGGCCGAAGTATACACTGGCTTTACACTTCAGCTATATAAATAGGGTCTAGGTATGTATACTAATgtacatgtacatatattataCGTATATTTAATATACTTTATACCTTAcctatacactatatatatatatatactttgtaAACTAGATGGCCGAATGCGATCTGACCGTAATTTACCTTGATTGTATGATTATATTATATGAACTTTTTTGGGCCGCTGAGTAGTGTGAATGTCCCTATTTTTTCGGTGAATCTAAAAAGAAAGATAGATACCCATTACAAATTTTTTGTGCGGATTTCCCTTCatatgggttggtctttaattttttcccctcaaatcgcTGATCTTTAGTTTTTGTCCCTGCTTCTCATTCAATGAAAATTTGTGGCCGGGTAGACACTTACTGATCCCATGTGGCCGATACCCTTATTCGTTGGTCTACGAAaccagagattctgggttcgatctCTAGTAGagcgagaaaaaaaaaaggtcgcAAGTCAAGatttcatagaaactatgcctattcaggcaaagttacatagaaactcTGCCTTCTCCGGTGTAGTTCTGCAGAAATTAAGTTATCCCATAAAACTATGTCGGACAAGGCATAGTTTGTATGTAACTTTGCCCAAATAGACATAGTTTCCATAAAATCTTGTCTTGCAAAATTAGGTCATAGATCCGGATTCTTCTTTTTTCCTCAATGTCAGAGATATTTTCACCTACTATTTTATTACTTAAAGTGCCGAATGGaaataattaaagaccagcgaGTTGAGggccaaaagttaaagaccaccccaaataggGAAGTCCGTGCGAATTGCCCTACCAGTTAAAGTTAAAGCCCAACATACAAAAGTTTCCAAGAAATTAGGCTGGCCCAACAAAATATTGATTAGTTGACAGTAGGTTGATAAACCCTCGCCTGACCAGACCAATACTTAGTCTCATCTTTCTGGCAAACTCAAAGTTTGTAATTAGCAAATGGCCTCAGAAAATGATGGTAAATGGAGCAAAACAGCTCTTGTTGTCATAGACATGCAGGTATCTTCGTTAACTTTCTTCTGATTCTTTAAATTTCTTGGATTGTTTGATAATCTGTATGTTTGAACTTAAATTTCAGAAAGATTTTATAGTAGCAGGTGGTCCTATGCTAGTTAAAGGAGGTGAAGCTATTGTTCCAAACGTTATCAAGACAATTGAGGTTGCAAGAAACCGTGGCATCCCCATTATTTGGGTATTCTTAACCTACTCTGAACTTTGTCATAGCCTCATAGCCCTTCGTTTTTGCCTTTTAACTGCATATAGTTAAAGTCTTTATTGGATTATTAGGAATTCGTGacggatttaacttatatacactgaCAATGTGAAGAATTTTCATGCAAATATGAACAGCAAGCTGAGAAGTAGCTTAACTGGGTAGCACTGTAAGATTCACTTTGTGATTAATAAGAGATTAGTTACCAAAATGAATCACACTATTAATGTATTTTAACCTGAGTTGACCTTAAATGAAgcagtgaggattcatatagctgacACCAACTTGTTTTGGGACTGaggtgtagtagttgttgttgtaatgggatTTTACCTGTTATATCAGATAAGCTGCCTGAATTTCCAGGTTACTAATTTTACTGTTCATGGATGGTTGCGTGTAGTTATCTTTTAGTGACCTGATTGTTAGTATATAACTATTTGTGTATATAGAAGTTAAACTCATTTCTGACCAACAAATCCCATGGGGGCAATTTGTGGTAGGTTGTCCGCGAGCACGACTCATTAGGGAGAGATGTTGAATTGTTTCGCAGGCATTTGTATGGTAATGGGAAACCGAAACCCACATCAAAAGGCAGCGTGGGGGCAGAATTGGTTGATGGGCTTGTTATTCAGGAAGGTGACTACAAATTGGTGAAAACCCGCTTCAGTGCATTTTTCAACACGAACCTTCATTCGTATCTTCAGGGCATTGGCATTACCAACTTGGTCATTATAGGTAATTGATTAAACTTTGGGATTTGATTAAATGATGTGTTTGTGTTTGTCAAATGTCTGATATATTTTTTGTTTAGGTGTTCAAACTCCAAACTGCATACGGCAGACCGTCTTTGATGCTGTAGCATTGGACTAT
The nucleotide sequence above comes from Lycium barbarum isolate Lr01 chromosome 3, ASM1917538v2, whole genome shotgun sequence. Encoded proteins:
- the LOC132633378 gene encoding probable inactive nicotinamidase At3g16190 isoform X3 yields the protein MASENDGKWSKTALVVIDMQKDFIVAGGPMLVKGGEAIVPNVIKTIEVARNRGIPIIWVVREHDSLGRDVELFRRHLYGNGKPKPTSKGSVGAELVDGLVIQEGDYKLVKTRFSAFFNTNLHSYLQGIGITNLVIIGVQTPNCIRQTVFDAVALDYQRVTVILDATAAATPDVHIANIFDMKNVGVATPTLEEWCQS
- the LOC132633378 gene encoding probable inactive nicotinamidase At3g16190 isoform X2 codes for the protein MASENDGKWSKTALVVIDMQKDFIVAGGPMLVKGGEAIVPNVIKTIEVARNRGIPIIWVVREHDSLGRDVELFRRHLYGNGKPKPTSKGSVGAELVDGLVIQEGDYKLVKTRFSAFFNTNLHSYLQGIGITNLVIIGVQTPNCIRQTVFDAVALDYQRVTVILDATAAATPDVHIECLSETTSPPSQANIFDMKNVGVATPTLEEWCQS
- the LOC132633378 gene encoding probable inactive nicotinamidase At3g16190 isoform X1, whose translation is MASENDGKWSKTALVVIDMQKDFIVAGGPMLVKGGEAIVPNVIKTIEVARNRGIPIIWVVREHDSLGRDVELFRRHLYGNGKPKPTSKGSVGAELVDGLVIQEGDYKLVKTRFSAFFNTNLHSYLQGIGITNLVIIGVQTPNCIRQTVFDAVALDYQRVTVILDATAAATPDVHIECLSETTSPPSQGRANIFDMKNVGVATPTLEEWCQS